The sequence below is a genomic window from Chloroflexota bacterium.
TCCGACCGATATCGGATTCATCGTAAACGACCTGCTTGTCGAGCACTTCCCCGAGGTCGTCGACCTGGGTTTCACGGCGCAGATGGAGGGCGAGCTCGACCAGATCGCGGAAGGCGAGAAAGAATGGGTACCGGTGCTCACCGAGTTCTACGGGCCGTTTGCGCGCTCGCTGCAAAAAGCCGAGACCTCCATGCCGAAAGTCGCCATGGAGGCCGAGGAGACGGGCGAGCTGTGCCCGACCTGCGGTCGCCCGCTGATCATCAAGCGCGGGCGCTTCGGCAAGTTCATTTCGTGCAGCGGCTTCCCGGACTGCAAGTTCACGAAGCCATGGCTCAACAAGATCGGCGTGCAGTGCCCGAAGGACGGCGGCGAGATCGTGGAGCGCAAGACGCGCCGCGGCCGCTTCTTCTTCGGGTGCGCCAACTATCCCAACTGCGATTTCGCGTCGTGGAACCGCCCGGTCATCCAGCGCTGCCCGAAAGATGGGGGCCTGATGGTCATCGCGGGCAAAGATCGCGTCAAGTGCACCGTGTGCGAAACGGTATACGACCTGGATGCGCTGGCCGAGCCGGCCGTCGCGTAATCGCGCGGCACATCCCTAACAACGCAGTGCAGGTGAGGCTATGGACAATCATCTCAGCATGTACGTCAACCATCTGAGCACCGAGAAGAACGCCAGCCAGTATACACTGCGCAACTACCGGCGCGAGATCGAGGAGTTTCTGGAGTTTCTCAAAGCCCGGGGCGTCTCGACCTGGGACAAGGTCGACAAGGAGTTGATCCGCGAGTATGTGGGATGGCTGACCGACGAGGACTACGCCAAGGCCAGCATCGCCCGGCGGTTGTCGGAGTTGCGCTCGTTCGCGCGCTTTCTGATGCGCGAGCGAGTGCTTGACCACAACCCGTTCGACGCCGTTTCGGCGCCGAAGGTGCCGAAACGCCTGCCGCGCTTCCTATCGCCCGACGAGATCAAGAACCTGCTCGCCGCGCCCGACATCAGCGATCCGCAGGGCATGCGCGACCGCGCCATCCTGGAGTTGCTGTACGCGGCCGGCATGCGCGTGTCGGAACTGGTCGGCCTCAACCTCGGCGACATCGACAGCGCGCGGGCGCAGATCAAAGTGCTGGGCAAGGGCAACAAGGAGCGCATGGTGCTCATCGGCCGCCCGGCGATGCGCGCGGTCATGACCTATATCCGCGAGGCGCGCCCGAAACTGATCGGCAAGAAGACGACGAATGCGATCTTCCTCAACCGCTTCGGGACCCGTCTCACGGTGCGGAGTGTGCAGATGGCGCTGGTAAAGTACGCCATGAAGGCCGACATTCATGGCGAAGTGACGCCGCACGTGCTGCGTCATACCTTCGCCACGCACCTGCTCGACGGCGGGGCCGATCTGCGCTCGGTCCAGGAACTGCTCGGGCACGAGTCGCTCTCGACGACGCAGATCTACACGCACGTCACGCAGGCCAAAGCGAAGGAAGTCTACATGAACGCGCACCCCGGCGCGAAGAAGAAGTAGCCCGACGAGGCAACCTCCATGAGCACTCCACGCATTGACAATTTGCGCCGCGTCCTGACGCAACACAATCTGGACGCGCTGCTGGTCCGGCAAGCCGAGGAAACGCCGAACGTGAATCTGCGCTACCTGTCGGGTTTCACCGGTTCGGCAGGCGTTCTGATTGCGGGGCAAAGCGCGCAATTCATCGCCAGCGATTCTCGCTACTGGGAGCAGATCCGCAAGCAGTCGCCTGCTTTCAGCTTGCTCACCTACAAGAACCATCCCGAACAGGCCGACGCAATCGGTCAGGCGCTGCAATCGATCGGTGCGACGCGCGTCGGCTACGAAGCCAACCGCCTGACGGCGGGCGCGCTGGACACGTGGCGTGCCAGCCTGCCGGGCATCGAACTGGTGGCGACCACCGACCTCGTCGAAGGCTTGCGCGCCGTAAAGGATGCCGGCGAGATGGGCGCCATTCGCCGAGCGACTGCGCTGACCGACCGCGCATACGAATTCATCCTGACCAAGATCGAGCCCGGCATGTCCGAGAAGGAAGTCGCATGGGAGTTGGAGTCGTTCATGCGCACGCATGGCGCTGAGGGACTCGCCTTCGATGTGCATGTGGCGTCCGGCCCCGGCACTGCCGAGCCGCATCACGTGCCGAGCGAGCGTGCCATCCAGGTGGGCGAACCGATCTGGATCGACATGGGCGCGCGCGTGGACGGCTATTGCGCCGACCTGACCCGGTCATTTGTGATCGGCGAGCCGGACGCGAAGTTCAGCGCGATCTACGCCATCGTCCAGCGCGCTCAGAACGCTTCGATGGCGGCGCTGCGCAGCGGCGTCGCCGGTCGCGACGTGGATGCGGCCGCGCGCAAGGTTATCGAAGACGCCGGGTACGGCGACAACTTCGGCCACGGCTTGGGACACGGCTTCGGACTGCAAATCCACGAGAAGCCCAGCGCGGGCCGTGTGTCGCAGGATGTGTTGCCTGCCGGCAGCCTGGTAACGGTTGAGCCGGGCATCTACATTCCCGGCTGGGGCGGCGTTCGCATCGAAGATGTCGCGCTGATAACGCAAGACGGTGCCGAGGTCCTGACCGGCGCATCCAAGTGGCGGGGATAGCCACCTAGCGTCATGGCGCCGATGGGTCTGACACCGTCATTCGTTGGCTGAATTGGCGTGAACGGCAGTACAGACCCGAAGGGTTTCTGGCGGGCTACTCGCCATCGGCGACATGATGGCGAAACCCTTCGGGTCTTCTCGGCGCGCGGCAGCAATTCTCATTTTGGAGTCGGCCGCACGTATGCCCCCTCATTGTATAGACCGGGGACATGGTTGACAGGTGTTCGGGGACATGGTTGACACTCACATACGGTATGATGACCCTCATTCAGGAGGTGTCACATGCCATGGACCGAGGTCTCCATCATGTCCCAACGCGAAGAGTTCGTCGCATTAGCTCAGCATGAGCAACGCAACCTGAGCCAACTGGCTGAACGCTACGGCGTTAGCCGTCAGACCGCCTACAAGTGGCTGCGCCGCTTTGCCGCCGCGGGTGCCGGGGGGCTGCACGATCGCTCACGCCAACCACAGCACTCACCACACCGCACGCCCGCAGCCGTCGAACAAACGATCATCGCCGCGCGCCAAGCCCATCCGGCCTGGGGGGCCCGCAAGCTGTGGCACTGGTTGAGCCACCAGGCGGGCGTCTCCCGTGCCGATTTGCCGGCGGCCAGCACCATCCAGGCGATCTTGCAGCGGCATGGCCTGATCAACCCGGCCGAGGCACTCAACCATCAGCCCTTTCAGCGCTTTGAATACGCGGCTCCCAATCAGCTCTGGCAGATGGACTTCAAAGGCGACTTCCGC
It includes:
- a CDS encoding aminopeptidase P family protein gives rise to the protein MSTPRIDNLRRVLTQHNLDALLVRQAEETPNVNLRYLSGFTGSAGVLIAGQSAQFIASDSRYWEQIRKQSPAFSLLTYKNHPEQADAIGQALQSIGATRVGYEANRLTAGALDTWRASLPGIELVATTDLVEGLRAVKDAGEMGAIRRATALTDRAYEFILTKIEPGMSEKEVAWELESFMRTHGAEGLAFDVHVASGPGTAEPHHVPSERAIQVGEPIWIDMGARVDGYCADLTRSFVIGEPDAKFSAIYAIVQRAQNASMAALRSGVAGRDVDAAARKVIEDAGYGDNFGHGLGHGFGLQIHEKPSAGRVSQDVLPAGSLVTVEPGIYIPGWGGVRIEDVALITQDGAEVLTGASKWRG
- the xerC gene encoding tyrosine recombinase XerC, whose protein sequence is MDNHLSMYVNHLSTEKNASQYTLRNYRREIEEFLEFLKARGVSTWDKVDKELIREYVGWLTDEDYAKASIARRLSELRSFARFLMRERVLDHNPFDAVSAPKVPKRLPRFLSPDEIKNLLAAPDISDPQGMRDRAILELLYAAGMRVSELVGLNLGDIDSARAQIKVLGKGNKERMVLIGRPAMRAVMTYIREARPKLIGKKTTNAIFLNRFGTRLTVRSVQMALVKYAMKADIHGEVTPHVLRHTFATHLLDGGADLRSVQELLGHESLSTTQIYTHVTQAKAKEVYMNAHPGAKKK